A section of the Felis catus isolate Fca126 chromosome B2, F.catus_Fca126_mat1.0, whole genome shotgun sequence genome encodes:
- the MDC1 gene encoding mediator of DNA damage checkpoint protein 1 isoform X1, whose amino-acid sequence MVMEDTQAINWEVEEEEEKEIPSESLGCSLEPVGRLHIFSSAHGPEKDFPLYLGKNMVGRMPDCSVILPFSSISKQHAVIEILAWDKAPVLQDCGSLNGTQVLRPPKVLSPGVSHRLRDQELILFADLPCQYHRLNVPLAFVSRGPLTIEETPRVQGRTQPQGLLLAEDSEEEVDSPSERCVVKEPRTCPLAAVVPESDEEGPSPAPDGPGPPFAFNLDSDTDEEESQHPASGEASSTARRGSTAETKQSTAMATEIQLEKNQCSVKERNNDTEVERDARNGVVPLGVILERNQPAGEDSDTDVDDESRPPGRPAVVHLERAQPSDFIDSDTDVEEEEIPATPAVVPMKKRQIFHGISTESPRTHALVHLQESPTGSDTDVGEGEIQLAVPLERSRASVVIDSNTDGEEEVLAALALAHLKESRATTWNRDTDLEEDRAQPVALREQNQTSTGRDSDTDMEEEGLPMEKRGTVFKGHTDKAYSEKRQPPPQNSDLGVDKDKSSLAVHLERSQASATVDINIQVKEKVPPGSAVILVEKHQVPVVWTDQTDVEVEEGQAKLPVMHLEEAQPPSGDCETDVEGISLAASVVADIRKSQLPAEEDAGAKRAVAVLEHKRDLEARAQGGSLVSQVEQDHLPVSREDINDLVVTGTSGESIQPQREGAQTSIEREREPHMDRTQDSGDNHGDSEDLDLQATQCFVERDNQNLEAQSMEDEATQAFLVTLPQEPGPSCCSFQDTGTLDEPWEVLATQPFCPRESEAPEPEPIVAPLDAHGSCLSTPWTIPQGQNPGSPVHIEPLGIQDKGMQTMEKDMGIPREAAEGVAPERGPLDRETENLPSGEQEDVIGEEELTRGIQVLARDTQGQESDQKVKIASIKRNMESLNVEIEITREIQEKEIEKQILAREIFERETEKLVLEREGEPNGLGVEVPEIILERGPQRGETEKGSQDQEGQASSPTLELETGTGSHQGLASASVASGSQSGGGEGVPMSPRRQQRGHLTCEVPPAEKAFRGDQESTDACQPPAVPEASAPHQNPLLFQSQKHPVPQPFCSSSPSSLEPIPRTRQNRNQKVPETPLPKSKVRLRGSSRKTPSPVSSVALEPHTAIPTDQPLSAEPTSQVTRGRRRRSSVKTPELVVPTAPELQPSTSKDQPVTPELTSRITRGRTQRFSVKAPEVVVPTAPDVQPSTSKDQSVTPELISQDRTHKFVKTPEPVISTPSQLQPSTSKGQFVLTESVSGATQGRARRSCVKTPKAIVPTAPKLQPSTSKDQPVTPEPTSRVTRGRTRGSSVKIPPESTVPTAPELQPTTSKDQSVLTGATHSRIPRSSVKIPELVVPTAPEVQSSIPTDQSVTPKPTSQRRTSRSFVKTHEPTVPTAPELQPTTPKGQSVTPKRKSQGRTPRSSSKTPKPVVPTVPELQASTPTDKPVTPKLTPRATRGRTQRSSVKTPEPVVPTASELQPSISTDQPVTPEPTFRATRGRIHRSSVKIPQPIESTASDLESLNPIDQLVTPKAIAEGGQGKTLRSTVSAVPVLTTHESQNPDPIGQPVPPEPIPQANCSRKRRATRKHGSFTAPIVHEPHSAPPEPNSRSSKNQRRAVRAVESLRTIPEPALAQLPEAPTHATQIQKVEAAGRSEFTPEPQSKPSQSRKRPLATVDSPPLQKRLQQKTVSLHKEEEDSAESPRKDEVAVIPGPGKRKRDQTEEEPRGIPSHSLRRVKPNQESTAPKVLFTGVVDARGERAVLALGGSLASSVAEASHLVTDRVRRTVKFLCALGRGIPILSLDWLHQSRKAGCFLPPDEYVVTDPEQEKNFGFSLRDALSRARERRLLEGYEIHVTPGVQPPPPQMGEIISCCGGTVLPSMPRSYKPQRVVITCSQDFSRCSIPFRVGLPILSPEFLLTGVLKQEAKPEAFILSTLEMSSS is encoded by the exons ATG GTCATGGAAGACACCCAAGCTATTAACTGGGAGgttgaggaagaggaggagaaagagatacCCAGTGAATCCTTGGGGTGTAGCTTGGAGCCCGTAGGACGACTGCATATCTTCAGTAGTGCCCATGGACCAGAAAAAG ATTTCCCTCTGTATCTCGGGAAGAATATGGTAGGCCGAATGCCTGATTGCTCTGTGATCCTGCCCTTTTCATCCATCTCCAAACAACATGCAGTGATTGAAATCTTGGCCTGGGACAAGGCACCTGTCCTTCAAGATTGTGGTAGCCTCAATGGTACTCAAGTCCTAAGGCCTCCTAAGGTCCTAAGCCCAGGGGTGAGTCATCGGCTGAGGGACCAGGAGTTGATTCTCTTTGCTGACTTGCCCTGCCAGTACCATCGCCTGAATGTTCCCCTGGCCTTTGTTTCCCGGGGCCCTCTAACTATAGAAGAGACACCCAGGGTACAGGGACGAACTCAACCCCAGGGACTCCTGTTGGCTGAGGACTCAGAGGAGGAAGTAG ATTCTCCTTCAGAAAGGTGTGTGGTGAAAGAACCAAGAACCTGCCCTCTAGCTGCAGTGGTTCCAGAGAG TGATGAAGAGGGGCCTTCCCCTGCCCCAGATGGCCCTGGGCCACCTTTTGCATTCAACCTGGACAGTGACACAGATGAGGAAGAAAGTCAACATCCAGCATCAGGAGAGGCCTCCTCAACTGCCAGAAGAGGCTCCACTGCAGAGACAAAACAGTCTACAGCTATGGCAACTGAAATCCAGCTTGAAAAGAATCAGTGTTCagtaaaagagagaaacaatgaCACAGAAGTTGAAAGGGATGCAAGGAATGGGGTGGTCCCACTTGGGGTGATACTGGAGAGGAACCAACCTGCTGGGGAAGACAGTGACACAGATGTGGATGATGAGAGCAGGCCTCCAGGAAGGCCTGCTGTGGTCCATTTGGAAAGGGCTCAGCCTTCTGACTTCATAGACAGTGATACTGATGTGGAAGAAGAAGAGATCCCTGCAACCCCAGCTGTAGTTCCTATGAAGAAGAGGCAAATCTTCCATGGAATTAGTACAGAGAGTCCTCGGACACATGCCTTGGTACATCTACAGGAGAGCCCAACTGGTAGTGATACAGATGTGGGGGAAGGTGAGATCCAGCTGGCAGTCCCTCTAGAGAGAAGCCGAGCCTCTGTGGTGATTGACAGCAATACAGATGGTGAGGAAGAAGTCTTAGCAGCACTCGCTTTGGCACATCTGAAAGAGAGCCGAGCCACTACATGGAACAGAGATACAGATTTGGAAGAGGACAGGGCCCAACCTGTGGCCCTTCGGGAGCAAAACCAAACCTCTACTGGGAGAGACAGCGACACAGacatggaggaggaggggctccCAATGGAAAAGAGAGGAACTGTTTTCAAGGGTCACACAGACAAGGCATATTCAGAAAAGAGGCAACCTCCTCCCCAAAACAGTGATCTAGGGGTGGACAAAGATAAGAGCTCACTTGCGGTCCATCTGGAGAGAAGCCAAGCCTCTGCCACAGTGGACATCAACATACAAGTGAAGGAGAAAGTCCCACCAGGGTCAGCTGTTATACTTGTGGAGAAGCATCAGGTGCCTGTGGTATGGACAGATCAAACAGATGTGGAAGTAGAAGAGGGCCAAGCGAAGCTGCCTGTGATGCATCTAGAGGAAGCCCAACCTCCATCTGGGGACTGTGAGACAGATGTGGAGGGCATATCCTTAGCAGCTTCAGTGGTGGCAGATATAAGAAAGAGCCAGCTTCCAGCAGAAGAGGATGCTGGGGCAAAGAGGGCTGTAGCTGTTCTTGAGCACAAGAGAGATCTTGAGGCGAGGGCCCAGGGTGGGTCACTTGTGTCACAGGTGGAGCAGGATCACCTCCCTGTCTCAAGGGAGGATATTAATGATCTGGTGGTCACAGGCACTTCAGGGGAATCCATCcagccacagagagagggagcccagaCCTccatagaaagggagagagaaccacATATGGACAGGACCCAGGACTCTGGAGACAACCACGGTG ATTCTGAAGACCTGGACCTACAGGCTACCCAGTGCTTTGTGGAGAGAGACAATCAGAATCTGGAAG CCCAGAGCATGGAggatgaagccacccaggcgtttcTGGTTACTCTACCCCAAGAGCCTGGTCCTTCCTGCTGTAGCTTCCAGGATACAG gTACCTTGGATGAGCCGTGGGAGGTCTTGGCAACACAGCCATTCTGTCCAAGAGAGTCTGAGGCCCCTGAGCCCGAGCCCATTGTTGCTCCTCTTGATGCCCATGGATCCTGCCTCTCTACACCTTGGACAATACCACAAGGCCAAAATCCAGGAAGCCCAGTTCACATAGAGCCATTGGGGATTCAGGACAAAGGGATGCAGACTATGGAGAAAGACATGGGGATACCAAGAGAAGCAGCAGAGGGGGTGGCCCCTGAGAGAGGACCATTGGACAGGGAAACTGAGAACCTGCCATCAGGAGAACAAGAAGATGTGATAGGAGAAGAAGAGTTAACCAGAGGGATACAGGTGTTAGCTAGAGATACTCAAGGACAAGAGTCTGACCAAAAGGTGAAAATTGcaagtattaaaagaaatatggaGAGTTTGAACGTAGAAATTGAGATAACCAGGGaaatacaagagaaagaaatagaaaagcagatTCTTGCAAgagaaatatttgagagagaaacagagaaattagtactagagagagagggtgagccaAATGGATTAGGAGTTGAGGTACCGGAAATAATACTGGAGAGAGGCCCACAGAGAGGGGAGACTGAGAAAGGGAGCCAGGACCAGGAAGGGCAAGCCTCCAGTCCAACACTAGAGCTTGAAACAGGGACAGGCAGTCATCAGGGACTTGCTTCAGCCTCAGTAGCTTCTGGGAGCCAGtcaggtggaggagagggagtcCCAATGAGCCCCAGGAGGCAGCAGAGAG GCCACTTGACTTGTGAGGTGCCACCTGCTGAGAAGGCCTTCAGG GGTGATCAGGAATCTACAGATGCTTGTCAGCCTCCTGCAGTGCCTGAAGCTTCAGCCCCACACCAAAACCCCCTCCTCTTTCAGAGTCAAAAACATCCTGTGCCTCAGCCCTTCTGTTCTTCCTCTCCATCTTCTTTAGAGCCCATTCCCAGGACCAGGCAAAACAGGAATCAGAAAGTTCCAGAGACTCCCTTGCCAAAATCCAAAGTCAGGCTCCGAGGGTCCTCCAGGAAGACACCCTCTCCAGTTTCTTCTGTAGCCCTTGAACCTCATACTGCCATTCCCACAGACCAACCCCTCAGTGCTGAGCCCACATCTCAGGTCACTCGGGGCAGGAGACGTAGGTCCTCTGTGAAGACCCCTGAACTGGTTGTCCCCACAGCCCCTGAGCTCCAGCCTTCCACTTCCAAAGACCAGCCTGTCACCCCTGAGCTCACATCGCGGATCACTCGGGGTAGGACACAAAGGTTCTCTGTCAAGGCCCCTGAAGTAGTTGTCCCTACAGCCCCTGATGTTCAGCCTTCCACCTCTAAAGACCAGTCTGTCACTCCTGAGCTCATATCTCAGGACAGGACACATAAATTTGTAAAAACCCCTGAACCGGTTATTTCCACACCCTCTCAGCTCCAGCCTTCCACCTCCAAAGGCCAGTTTGTCCTCACTGAGTCTGTATCTGGGGCTACTCAGGGCAGGGCACGTAGGTCTTGTGTCAAGACTCCCAAAGCAATTGTCCCCACAGCCCCTAAGCTCCAGCCTTCTACTTCCAAAGACCAGCCTGTCACCCCTGAGCCCACATCTCGAGTCACTCGAGGCAGGACACGTGGGTCCTCTGTCAAGATCCCTCCTGAATCAACTGTCCCCACGGCCCCTGAACTCCAGCCTACCACCTCCAAAGACCAGTCTGTCCTCACTGGGGCCACTCATAGCAGGATACCTAGGTCTTCTGTCAAGATTCCTGAGCTAGTTGTCCCAACAGCTCCTGAAGTCCAGTCTTCCATCCCCACAGACCAGTCTGTCACCCCCAAACCTACATCTCAGCGCAGGACATCCAGGTCTTTTGTCAAGACCCATGAACCAACTGTTCCCACAGCCCCTGAGCTCCAACCTACCACCCCCAAAGGCCAGTCTGTCACCCCCAAACGTAAATCTCAGGGCAGGACACCCAGGTCTTCTAGCAAGACCCCCAAACCAGTTGTCCCCACAGTCCCTGAGCTCCAGGCTTCCACCCCCACAGACAAGCCTGTCACTCCCAAACTCACACCTCGGGCCACTCGGGGCAGGACACAAAGGTCCTCGGTCAAGACCCCTGAGCCAGTTGTCCCCACAGCCTCTGAGCTCCAGCCTTCCATCTCCACAGATCAGCCTGTCACCCCTGAGCCTACATTTCGGGCCACTCGGGGAAGGATACATAGGTCCTCTGTCAAGATCCCCCAACCAATTGAATCTACAGCCTCTGACCTTGAATCTCTCAACCCCATAGATCAATTGGTCACCCCTAAGGCTATAGCTGAGGGTGGTCAGGGTAAGACACTAAGGTCTACAGTAAGTGCTGTACCAGTTCTTACCACCCATGAATCCCAGAATCCTGACCCCATAGGCCAGCCTGTTCCCCCTGAGCCCATCCCTCAAGCCAACTGCAGCAGGAAGCGGAGGGCCACAAGGAAGCATGGGTCCTTCACAGCTCCCATTGTCCATGAGCCCCATTCTGCACCTCCTGAACCTAACTCTCGATCCTCAAAGAACCAAAGACGAGCAGTGAGAGCAGTGGAGTCTCTTAGGACCATTCCCGAGCCTGCTCTTGCCCAGCTTCCTGAGGCCCCCACTCATGCTACCCAGATCCAAAAGGTAGAGGCAGCAGGCAGATCTGAGTTCACCCCAGAGCCCCAGTCTAAGCCCTCTCAGAGCCGCAAGAGGCCTTTGGCTACTGTGGATTCACCCCCACTTCAAAAACGGCTCCAACAGAAGACCGTGTCCCTCCACAAAGAGGAAGAAGattcagcagagagcccaaggaaGGACGAG GTGGCAGTGATTCCAGGAccaggcaagagaaagagagaccaaacAGAGGAGGAGCCCAGGGGAATCCCAAGCCACAGCCTTCGGCGGGTCAAACCTAACCAAGAGTCCACAGCACCCAAA GTACTCTTCACAGGTGTGGTGGATGCCCGTGGAGAACGGGCGGTGCTGGCCCTGGGTGGGAGTCTGGCCAGCTCAGTGGCAGAGGCTTCCCACCTGGTGACTGATCGAGTCCGCCGCACGGTCAAGTTCCTGTGTGCCCTGGGGCGGGGGATCCCCATCCTCTCCCTGGACTGGCTGCACCAG TCCCGCAAGGCTGGTTGCTTCTTGCCCCCGGATGAATATGTGGTGACTGATCCTGAGCAGGAGAAGAACTTTGGCTTCAGCCTTCGAGATGCCCTGAGCCGGGCTCGGGAGAGAAGGTTGCTAGAG GGCTATGAGATCCATGTGACCCCAGGAGTCCAGCCACCACCACCTCAAATGGGAGAGATCATCAGCTGCTGTGGAGGCACTGTCCTACCCAGCATGCCCCGCTCCTATAAG
- the MDC1 gene encoding mediator of DNA damage checkpoint protein 1 isoform X4 encodes MVMEDTQAINWEVEEEEEKEIPSESLGCSLEPVGRLHIFSSAHGPEKDFPLYLGKNMVGRMPDCSVILPFSSISKQHAVIEILAWDKAPVLQDCGSLNGTQVLRPPKVLSPGVSHRLRDQELILFADLPCQYHRLNVPLAFVSRGPLTIEETPRVQGRTQPQGLLLAEDSEEEVDSPSERCVVKEPRTCPLAAVVPESDEEGPSPAPDGPGPPFAFNLDSDTDEEESQHPASGEASSTARRGSTAETKQSTAMATEIQLEKNQCSVKERNNDTEVERDARNGVVPLGVILERNQPAGEDSDTDVDDESRPPGRPAVVHLERAQPSDFIDSDTDVEEEEIPATPAVVPMKKRQIFHGISTESPRTHALVHLQESPTGSDTDVGEGEIQLAVPLERSRASVVIDSNTDGEEEVLAALALAHLKESRATTWNRDTDLEEDRAQPVALREQNQTSTGRDSDTDMEEEGLPMEKRGTVFKGHTDKAYSEKRQPPPQNSDLGVDKDKSSLAVHLERSQASATVDINIQVKEKVPPGSAVILVEKHQVPVVWTDQTDVEVEEGQAKLPVMHLEEAQPPSGDCETDVEGISLAASVVADIRKSQLPAEEDAGAKRAVAVLEHKRDLEARAQGGSLVSQVEQDHLPVSREDINDLVVTGTSGESIQPQREGAQTSIEREREPHMDRTQDSGDNHGDSEDLDLQATQCFVERDNQNLEAQSMEDEATQAFLVTLPQEPGPSCCSFQDTGTLDEPWEVLATQPFCPRESEAPEPEPIVAPLDAHGSCLSTPWTIPQGQNPGSPVHIEPLGIQDKGMQTMEKDMGIPREAAEGVAPERGPLDRETENLPSGEQEDVIGEEELTRGIQVLARDTQGQESDQKVKIASIKRNMESLNVEIEITREIQEKEIEKQILAREIFERETEKLVLEREGEPNGLGVEVPEIILERGPQRGETEKGSQDQEGQASSPTLELETGTGSHQGLASASVASGSQSGGGEGVPMSPRRQQRGHLTCEVPPAEKAFRGDQESTDACQPPAVPEASAPHQNPLLFQSQKHPVPQPFCSSSPSSLEPIPRTRQNRNQKVPETPLPKSKVRLRGSSRKTPSPVSSVALEPHTAIPTDQPLSAEPTSQVTRGRRRRSSVKTPELVVPTAPELQPSTSKDQPVTPELTSRITRGRTQRFSVKAPEVVVPTAPDVQPSTSKDQSVTPELISQDRTHKFVKTPEPVISTPSQLQPSTSKGQFVLTESVSGATQGRARRSCVKTPKAIVPTAPKLQPSTSKDQPVTPEPTSRVTRGRTRGSSVKIPPESTVPTAPELQPTTSKDQSVLTGATHSRIPRSSVKIPELVVPTAPEVQSSIPTDQSVTPKPTSQRRTSRSFVKTHEPTVPTAPELQPTTPKGQSVTPKRKSQGRTPRSSSKTPKPVVPTVPELQASTPTDKPVTPKLTPRATRGRTQRSSVKTPEPVVPTASELQPSISTDQPVTPEPTFRATRGRIHRSSVKIPQPIESTASDLESLNPIDQLVTPKAIAEGGQGKTLRSTVSAVPVLTTHESQNPDPIGQPVPPEPIPQANCSRKRRATRKHGSFTAPIVHEPHSAPPEPNSRSSKNQRRAVRAVESLRTIPEPALAQLPEAPTHATQIQKVEAAGRSEFTPEPQSKPSQSRKRPLATVDSPPLQKRLQQKTVSLHKEEEDSAESPRKDEVAVIPGPGKRKRDQTEEEPRGIPSHSLRRVKPNQESTAPKSRKAGCFLPPDEYVVTDPEQEKNFGFSLRDALSRARERRLLEGYEIHVTPGVQPPPPQMGEIISCCGGTVLPSMPRSYKPQRVVITCSQDFSRCSIPFRVGLPILSPEFLLTGVLKQEAKPEAFILSTLEMSSS; translated from the exons ATG GTCATGGAAGACACCCAAGCTATTAACTGGGAGgttgaggaagaggaggagaaagagatacCCAGTGAATCCTTGGGGTGTAGCTTGGAGCCCGTAGGACGACTGCATATCTTCAGTAGTGCCCATGGACCAGAAAAAG ATTTCCCTCTGTATCTCGGGAAGAATATGGTAGGCCGAATGCCTGATTGCTCTGTGATCCTGCCCTTTTCATCCATCTCCAAACAACATGCAGTGATTGAAATCTTGGCCTGGGACAAGGCACCTGTCCTTCAAGATTGTGGTAGCCTCAATGGTACTCAAGTCCTAAGGCCTCCTAAGGTCCTAAGCCCAGGGGTGAGTCATCGGCTGAGGGACCAGGAGTTGATTCTCTTTGCTGACTTGCCCTGCCAGTACCATCGCCTGAATGTTCCCCTGGCCTTTGTTTCCCGGGGCCCTCTAACTATAGAAGAGACACCCAGGGTACAGGGACGAACTCAACCCCAGGGACTCCTGTTGGCTGAGGACTCAGAGGAGGAAGTAG ATTCTCCTTCAGAAAGGTGTGTGGTGAAAGAACCAAGAACCTGCCCTCTAGCTGCAGTGGTTCCAGAGAG TGATGAAGAGGGGCCTTCCCCTGCCCCAGATGGCCCTGGGCCACCTTTTGCATTCAACCTGGACAGTGACACAGATGAGGAAGAAAGTCAACATCCAGCATCAGGAGAGGCCTCCTCAACTGCCAGAAGAGGCTCCACTGCAGAGACAAAACAGTCTACAGCTATGGCAACTGAAATCCAGCTTGAAAAGAATCAGTGTTCagtaaaagagagaaacaatgaCACAGAAGTTGAAAGGGATGCAAGGAATGGGGTGGTCCCACTTGGGGTGATACTGGAGAGGAACCAACCTGCTGGGGAAGACAGTGACACAGATGTGGATGATGAGAGCAGGCCTCCAGGAAGGCCTGCTGTGGTCCATTTGGAAAGGGCTCAGCCTTCTGACTTCATAGACAGTGATACTGATGTGGAAGAAGAAGAGATCCCTGCAACCCCAGCTGTAGTTCCTATGAAGAAGAGGCAAATCTTCCATGGAATTAGTACAGAGAGTCCTCGGACACATGCCTTGGTACATCTACAGGAGAGCCCAACTGGTAGTGATACAGATGTGGGGGAAGGTGAGATCCAGCTGGCAGTCCCTCTAGAGAGAAGCCGAGCCTCTGTGGTGATTGACAGCAATACAGATGGTGAGGAAGAAGTCTTAGCAGCACTCGCTTTGGCACATCTGAAAGAGAGCCGAGCCACTACATGGAACAGAGATACAGATTTGGAAGAGGACAGGGCCCAACCTGTGGCCCTTCGGGAGCAAAACCAAACCTCTACTGGGAGAGACAGCGACACAGacatggaggaggaggggctccCAATGGAAAAGAGAGGAACTGTTTTCAAGGGTCACACAGACAAGGCATATTCAGAAAAGAGGCAACCTCCTCCCCAAAACAGTGATCTAGGGGTGGACAAAGATAAGAGCTCACTTGCGGTCCATCTGGAGAGAAGCCAAGCCTCTGCCACAGTGGACATCAACATACAAGTGAAGGAGAAAGTCCCACCAGGGTCAGCTGTTATACTTGTGGAGAAGCATCAGGTGCCTGTGGTATGGACAGATCAAACAGATGTGGAAGTAGAAGAGGGCCAAGCGAAGCTGCCTGTGATGCATCTAGAGGAAGCCCAACCTCCATCTGGGGACTGTGAGACAGATGTGGAGGGCATATCCTTAGCAGCTTCAGTGGTGGCAGATATAAGAAAGAGCCAGCTTCCAGCAGAAGAGGATGCTGGGGCAAAGAGGGCTGTAGCTGTTCTTGAGCACAAGAGAGATCTTGAGGCGAGGGCCCAGGGTGGGTCACTTGTGTCACAGGTGGAGCAGGATCACCTCCCTGTCTCAAGGGAGGATATTAATGATCTGGTGGTCACAGGCACTTCAGGGGAATCCATCcagccacagagagagggagcccagaCCTccatagaaagggagagagaaccacATATGGACAGGACCCAGGACTCTGGAGACAACCACGGTG ATTCTGAAGACCTGGACCTACAGGCTACCCAGTGCTTTGTGGAGAGAGACAATCAGAATCTGGAAG CCCAGAGCATGGAggatgaagccacccaggcgtttcTGGTTACTCTACCCCAAGAGCCTGGTCCTTCCTGCTGTAGCTTCCAGGATACAG gTACCTTGGATGAGCCGTGGGAGGTCTTGGCAACACAGCCATTCTGTCCAAGAGAGTCTGAGGCCCCTGAGCCCGAGCCCATTGTTGCTCCTCTTGATGCCCATGGATCCTGCCTCTCTACACCTTGGACAATACCACAAGGCCAAAATCCAGGAAGCCCAGTTCACATAGAGCCATTGGGGATTCAGGACAAAGGGATGCAGACTATGGAGAAAGACATGGGGATACCAAGAGAAGCAGCAGAGGGGGTGGCCCCTGAGAGAGGACCATTGGACAGGGAAACTGAGAACCTGCCATCAGGAGAACAAGAAGATGTGATAGGAGAAGAAGAGTTAACCAGAGGGATACAGGTGTTAGCTAGAGATACTCAAGGACAAGAGTCTGACCAAAAGGTGAAAATTGcaagtattaaaagaaatatggaGAGTTTGAACGTAGAAATTGAGATAACCAGGGaaatacaagagaaagaaatagaaaagcagatTCTTGCAAgagaaatatttgagagagaaacagagaaattagtactagagagagagggtgagccaAATGGATTAGGAGTTGAGGTACCGGAAATAATACTGGAGAGAGGCCCACAGAGAGGGGAGACTGAGAAAGGGAGCCAGGACCAGGAAGGGCAAGCCTCCAGTCCAACACTAGAGCTTGAAACAGGGACAGGCAGTCATCAGGGACTTGCTTCAGCCTCAGTAGCTTCTGGGAGCCAGtcaggtggaggagagggagtcCCAATGAGCCCCAGGAGGCAGCAGAGAG GCCACTTGACTTGTGAGGTGCCACCTGCTGAGAAGGCCTTCAGG GGTGATCAGGAATCTACAGATGCTTGTCAGCCTCCTGCAGTGCCTGAAGCTTCAGCCCCACACCAAAACCCCCTCCTCTTTCAGAGTCAAAAACATCCTGTGCCTCAGCCCTTCTGTTCTTCCTCTCCATCTTCTTTAGAGCCCATTCCCAGGACCAGGCAAAACAGGAATCAGAAAGTTCCAGAGACTCCCTTGCCAAAATCCAAAGTCAGGCTCCGAGGGTCCTCCAGGAAGACACCCTCTCCAGTTTCTTCTGTAGCCCTTGAACCTCATACTGCCATTCCCACAGACCAACCCCTCAGTGCTGAGCCCACATCTCAGGTCACTCGGGGCAGGAGACGTAGGTCCTCTGTGAAGACCCCTGAACTGGTTGTCCCCACAGCCCCTGAGCTCCAGCCTTCCACTTCCAAAGACCAGCCTGTCACCCCTGAGCTCACATCGCGGATCACTCGGGGTAGGACACAAAGGTTCTCTGTCAAGGCCCCTGAAGTAGTTGTCCCTACAGCCCCTGATGTTCAGCCTTCCACCTCTAAAGACCAGTCTGTCACTCCTGAGCTCATATCTCAGGACAGGACACATAAATTTGTAAAAACCCCTGAACCGGTTATTTCCACACCCTCTCAGCTCCAGCCTTCCACCTCCAAAGGCCAGTTTGTCCTCACTGAGTCTGTATCTGGGGCTACTCAGGGCAGGGCACGTAGGTCTTGTGTCAAGACTCCCAAAGCAATTGTCCCCACAGCCCCTAAGCTCCAGCCTTCTACTTCCAAAGACCAGCCTGTCACCCCTGAGCCCACATCTCGAGTCACTCGAGGCAGGACACGTGGGTCCTCTGTCAAGATCCCTCCTGAATCAACTGTCCCCACGGCCCCTGAACTCCAGCCTACCACCTCCAAAGACCAGTCTGTCCTCACTGGGGCCACTCATAGCAGGATACCTAGGTCTTCTGTCAAGATTCCTGAGCTAGTTGTCCCAACAGCTCCTGAAGTCCAGTCTTCCATCCCCACAGACCAGTCTGTCACCCCCAAACCTACATCTCAGCGCAGGACATCCAGGTCTTTTGTCAAGACCCATGAACCAACTGTTCCCACAGCCCCTGAGCTCCAACCTACCACCCCCAAAGGCCAGTCTGTCACCCCCAAACGTAAATCTCAGGGCAGGACACCCAGGTCTTCTAGCAAGACCCCCAAACCAGTTGTCCCCACAGTCCCTGAGCTCCAGGCTTCCACCCCCACAGACAAGCCTGTCACTCCCAAACTCACACCTCGGGCCACTCGGGGCAGGACACAAAGGTCCTCGGTCAAGACCCCTGAGCCAGTTGTCCCCACAGCCTCTGAGCTCCAGCCTTCCATCTCCACAGATCAGCCTGTCACCCCTGAGCCTACATTTCGGGCCACTCGGGGAAGGATACATAGGTCCTCTGTCAAGATCCCCCAACCAATTGAATCTACAGCCTCTGACCTTGAATCTCTCAACCCCATAGATCAATTGGTCACCCCTAAGGCTATAGCTGAGGGTGGTCAGGGTAAGACACTAAGGTCTACAGTAAGTGCTGTACCAGTTCTTACCACCCATGAATCCCAGAATCCTGACCCCATAGGCCAGCCTGTTCCCCCTGAGCCCATCCCTCAAGCCAACTGCAGCAGGAAGCGGAGGGCCACAAGGAAGCATGGGTCCTTCACAGCTCCCATTGTCCATGAGCCCCATTCTGCACCTCCTGAACCTAACTCTCGATCCTCAAAGAACCAAAGACGAGCAGTGAGAGCAGTGGAGTCTCTTAGGACCATTCCCGAGCCTGCTCTTGCCCAGCTTCCTGAGGCCCCCACTCATGCTACCCAGATCCAAAAGGTAGAGGCAGCAGGCAGATCTGAGTTCACCCCAGAGCCCCAGTCTAAGCCCTCTCAGAGCCGCAAGAGGCCTTTGGCTACTGTGGATTCACCCCCACTTCAAAAACGGCTCCAACAGAAGACCGTGTCCCTCCACAAAGAGGAAGAAGattcagcagagagcccaaggaaGGACGAG GTGGCAGTGATTCCAGGAccaggcaagagaaagagagaccaaacAGAGGAGGAGCCCAGGGGAATCCCAAGCCACAGCCTTCGGCGGGTCAAACCTAACCAAGAGTCCACAGCACCCAAA TCCCGCAAGGCTGGTTGCTTCTTGCCCCCGGATGAATATGTGGTGACTGATCCTGAGCAGGAGAAGAACTTTGGCTTCAGCCTTCGAGATGCCCTGAGCCGGGCTCGGGAGAGAAGGTTGCTAGAG GGCTATGAGATCCATGTGACCCCAGGAGTCCAGCCACCACCACCTCAAATGGGAGAGATCATCAGCTGCTGTGGAGGCACTGTCCTACCCAGCATGCCCCGCTCCTATAAG